In Leucoraja erinacea ecotype New England unplaced genomic scaffold, Leri_hhj_1 Leri_278S, whole genome shotgun sequence, one genomic interval encodes:
- the LOC129693402 gene encoding alpha-1-antiproteinase-like: MGKLTAVAVLLAAVLFIGIASVDGKISTLKAASPKTPTGTKSRNNLQRQMSVLRLSAANIDFALRLYRQIAAQPTSVSKNIFFSPISVSAALSMLSLGARVNTRDQLLQVLGYGNMTQNDAADVHEAFKYLLQDLTAENGELQLKLGNSLHIQQGLTLQKKFHDDTTQFYNAEVMNVDFRKIDKAKKIINAYVRKRTKGKILELIKTLDPGTTMVLLNYVMFKGKWVRPFDPLNTYEADFHVDDTTTVKVQMMKGKGRYAMNYDDKLSSSVILVPYKGNVSLVLILPDPGKLAGVEQNLTITNFQNLLFSLRIGFVDLRFPKLMLKSSYQLKHLLMTMGIVDLFTKNANLSKITRSAPVKMSKMVHEAVLDIDEKGTDAAAVTTGVLMPMSRAPQFKFDRPFLLLIADHNTKSVLFAGRVINPTV; the protein is encoded by the exons ATGGGCAAATTGACTGCTGTCGCTGTGTTACTGGCCGCTGTGCTCTTCATTGGAATAGCCAGTGTTGATGGAAAAATTTCTACCCTGAAGGCTGCAAGTCCAAAAACACCCACTGGCACAAAAAGTCGGAACAATCTGCAGAGACAAATGTCCGTGCTCAGACTTTCAGCTGCAAACATAGACTTTGCCTTACGCCTTTACAGACAAATTGCCGCTCAACCAACTTCCGTCTCCAAGAATATTTTCTTCTCACCAATAAGTGTCTCTGCTGCTCTGAGTATGTTGTCTCTGGGAGCAAGGGTTAACACCCGAGATCAACTTCTGCAGGTCCTTGGGTACGGTAATATGACACAAAATGATGCAGCAGACGTGCATGAAGCATTCAAATACCTCTTGCAAGACCTAACCGCTGAGAATGGCGAACTGCAGTTGAAGCTGGGAAACTCACTCCACATCCAGCAGGGACTAACTCTTCAAAAGAAATTCCACGATGACACAACACAATTCTACAATGCAGAGGTGATGAACGTTGATTTCAGAAAAATTGACAAAGCAAAAAAGATTATCAACGCTTACGTGAGAAAACGAACAAAGGGCAAAATTCTGGAATTAATTAAAACTCTGGATCCAGGCACCACAATGGTACTTCTCAATTATGTCATGTTCAAAG GTAAATGGGTGAGACCCTTCGACCCCCTGAACACATACGAAGCTGACTTTCACGTCGATGATACAACAACAGTTAAAGTTCAAATGATGAAAGGCAAAGGAAGATATGCAATGAATTACGATGACAAACTGTCCAGTTCCGTGATTCTGGTTCCTTACAAAGGAAATGTTTCCTTGGTACTAATACTACCAGATCCGGGGAAACTGGCCGGGGTTGAACAGAATCTGACCATTACCAATTTTCAAAACTTGCTATTTTCCTTAAGGATTGG GTTTGTGGATCTACGCTTTCCAAAGTTGATGTTAAAGTCCTCGTACCAACTCAAACACTTACTGATGACAATGGGCATCGTCGATCTGTTCACTAAGAATGCGAATCTCTCCAAGATAACCAGATCTGCGCCAGTAAAGATGTCAAAG ATGGTGCACGAGGCAGTGCTGGACATTGATGAGAAAGGAACAGATGCTGCAGCAGTTACAACTGGTGTTTTGATGCCAATGTCAAGGGCTCCACAGTTTAAGTTTGACCGGCCCTTCTTACTATTAATTGCTGACCACAACACTAAGAGTGTCCTGTTTGCAGGAAGGGTGATAAACCCCACTGTTTAA